One Lactobacillus crispatus DNA segment encodes these proteins:
- the purB gene encoding adenylosuccinate lyase has protein sequence MLERYTRPEMGEIWTDENKYAAWLEVEIAATKAWAELGEVPEADAEKIAKNASFTAKRVAELEQVTHHDVVAFTRTVSESLGSEKKWVHFGLTSTDVVDTAQGYLLKQADEIIRKDLHELKATIAEKAKKYKYTVEMGRTHGVQAEPTTFGLKIARWYAEINRDIERFEHAAKGVESGKISGAVGTFANVPPAVETSVMKQLGLTQQPITSQVLPRDLHAEYIATLALIATSIENWATEIRGLQRSEIHEVEEHFRAGQKGSSAMPHKRNPIGSENLCGMARVMRGHVVTAYEDVALWHERDISHSSAERVILPDTTIGIDYMLHRFNRILTNLDVFPETMLKNMDRTYGLIYSQRVLLKLIDEAGLSREKAYDMVQKLTAKSWNEQKQFKPLVENSEIMNYLSKEDIDDAFDYHYHLRHVDEIFEKLGLDD, from the coding sequence ATGCTTGAACGTTATACTCGCCCAGAAATGGGGGAAATTTGGACAGACGAAAATAAATATGCAGCTTGGCTTGAAGTAGAAATTGCCGCAACAAAGGCTTGGGCAGAACTCGGTGAAGTGCCAGAAGCAGATGCGGAGAAGATTGCTAAGAATGCAAGCTTTACTGCAAAGCGTGTGGCTGAGCTTGAGCAAGTAACCCACCATGACGTGGTTGCTTTTACTAGAACTGTGTCTGAAAGCCTTGGCTCTGAGAAAAAATGGGTGCACTTTGGTTTGACTTCAACTGATGTGGTTGATACTGCTCAAGGCTACTTACTTAAACAAGCTGATGAGATTATCAGAAAAGATCTGCACGAATTAAAAGCAACTATTGCAGAAAAGGCTAAAAAGTATAAGTACACAGTAGAAATGGGACGTACACATGGCGTTCAGGCTGAACCAACTACATTTGGTCTCAAGATTGCTCGCTGGTACGCAGAAATCAATCGTGATATTGAACGATTTGAACACGCCGCAAAAGGCGTTGAATCTGGCAAAATTTCGGGTGCTGTTGGTACTTTTGCTAATGTTCCACCTGCAGTTGAAACTAGCGTAATGAAGCAATTAGGTTTGACACAACAGCCAATTACTAGTCAAGTATTGCCTCGTGATTTGCATGCAGAATACATTGCGACATTAGCATTGATTGCTACTAGTATTGAAAATTGGGCGACAGAAATTCGTGGCTTGCAGCGCAGTGAAATTCATGAAGTTGAGGAACATTTCCGTGCTGGCCAAAAGGGATCATCTGCAATGCCACACAAGCGTAACCCAATTGGCTCAGAAAACCTCTGTGGAATGGCTCGAGTAATGCGTGGACATGTCGTTACAGCATACGAGGATGTAGCGTTATGGCATGAACGTGATATTTCACACTCTAGTGCAGAGCGGGTTATCTTGCCTGATACGACGATCGGAATTGACTACATGTTGCACCGCTTCAATCGAATTTTGACTAACTTAGATGTATTCCCTGAAACGATGCTTAAGAATATGGATCGTACATACGGATTAATTTACTCTCAACGAGTGTTGCTTAAGTTGATCGATGAAGCAGGTCTATCTCGTGAAAAAGCTTATGATATGGTACAGAAGCTAACTGCTAAATCATGGAATGAGCAAAAGCAGTTTAAGCCGTTGGTTGAAAACAGTGAAATTATGAATTACCTATCCAAGGAAGATATTGATGATGCATTTGATTATCACTATCATTTGCGTCATGTTGATGAAATTTTCGAAAAACTTGGTTTAGATGATTAA
- a CDS encoding adenylosuccinate synthase: protein MTAVAVVGSQWGDEGKGKITDFLSKDAAVAVRSNGGNNAGHTIDINGQTFKMRLIPSGIFAAKDNTVIGNGVVINPEVMFGELENLEKSGIDTSGLRISNRAHIIMPYDIKQDEYQEEAKGANKIGTTKNGIGPTYMDKASRIGIRVCDLLEKDTFEEKLRANLEVKNELFTKVYGKPALKFEDIFDKYYEYGQRMKKYVTDTSVLVNDALDQNKKVLFEGAQGVMLDIDEGTYPFVTSSNTISGGICSGIGIGANRLDTVIGVCKAYTTRVGAGPFPTELLDEVGDRIRETAHEYGTVTGRPRRVGWFDSVALRHSKRVAGINGLSLNLLDVFSGFDKIKICTAYELDGEKIDYYPASLKELYRCKPVYEELPAWDENITQVKTWDALPENAKKFLNRVSELVGVPLVTVSVGPDREQTIVLKNPWEM from the coding sequence ATGACAGCAGTCGCAGTCGTAGGAAGCCAATGGGGCGATGAAGGTAAGGGAAAGATTACTGACTTTTTGAGTAAGGATGCTGCAGTTGCAGTTCGTTCAAATGGTGGTAACAACGCAGGTCATACTATTGATATTAATGGTCAAACTTTCAAGATGCGTTTAATTCCTTCTGGTATTTTTGCAGCCAAGGACAATACAGTTATTGGTAATGGTGTCGTAATCAATCCAGAAGTAATGTTTGGCGAATTAGAAAATCTTGAAAAGAGTGGCATTGATACTAGTGGCTTGAGAATTTCTAATCGTGCCCACATCATTATGCCTTATGATATTAAGCAAGATGAATATCAAGAAGAAGCTAAGGGGGCTAACAAGATTGGTACTACTAAGAATGGTATTGGACCAACTTACATGGACAAGGCTTCAAGAATTGGAATCCGCGTTTGTGATTTGCTTGAAAAAGACACCTTTGAAGAAAAATTGCGTGCTAACCTTGAAGTAAAGAATGAATTATTTACTAAGGTTTATGGTAAGCCAGCACTTAAATTTGAAGACATTTTTGATAAATACTATGAATATGGTCAAAGAATGAAGAAGTATGTAACTGATACTTCTGTCTTAGTGAATGATGCACTTGACCAAAATAAGAAAGTTTTATTTGAAGGTGCGCAAGGTGTGATGCTTGATATTGATGAAGGTACTTATCCATTTGTAACCTCATCTAATACTATTTCTGGTGGTATTTGTTCAGGTATTGGTATAGGTGCTAATCGTCTTGATACTGTAATTGGTGTCTGCAAGGCTTACACTACTCGTGTTGGTGCCGGTCCTTTCCCAACTGAATTGCTTGATGAAGTTGGTGACCGTATTCGTGAAACTGCTCATGAATACGGTACTGTTACTGGTCGTCCACGTCGTGTTGGTTGGTTTGACTCCGTTGCATTGCGTCACTCAAAGCGTGTTGCTGGTATCAATGGCCTTAGCTTGAACTTGCTTGATGTATTTTCAGGCTTTGACAAGATCAAGATTTGTACTGCATATGAACTTGATGGTGAAAAGATTGATTATTATCCAGCAAGTTTGAAGGAATTATACAGATGTAAGCCTGTATATGAAGAACTTCCAGCTTGGGATGAAAATATTACTCAAGTTAAGACTTGGGACGCTCTTCCAGAAAATGCTAAGAAATTCTTGAACCGCGTTTCAGAGTTGGTTGGCGTTCCTTTGGTAACTGTTTCAGTTGGTCCAGATCGTGAACAAACTATTGTTTTGAAGAATCCATGGGAAATGTAA
- a CDS encoding GMP reductase — protein sequence MSNYFSMEAFDYDDIQLVPNKGIIKSRRDADTSVKFGNRTFKIPVVPANMESVIDDNLAIWLAQNDYYYVMHRFEPEKRIPFIKMMHQKGLFASISVGIKDSEYDFIDELVKENLKPEYITIDVAHGHSVYVIKMIKYIKEKLPDSFLTAGNIATPEAVRELENAGADATKVGVGPGKACITKLKTGFGTGGWQLAALRMCSKSASKPLIADGGIRHNGDIAKSIRFGATMVMIGSMLAGHEESPGNVIKINGKTYKQYWGSASEVQKGAYKNVEGKQMLVPYRGSIKDTLKEMKEDLQSSISYAGGRDLNSIKLVDYVIVKDNIFDGDK from the coding sequence ATGAGTAACTACTTTAGTATGGAAGCCTTTGACTATGATGATATTCAACTTGTACCTAATAAGGGTATCATCAAAAGCCGTCGTGATGCAGATACCAGTGTCAAATTCGGAAACCGAACATTTAAAATACCGGTTGTTCCTGCCAATATGGAAAGTGTCATTGATGATAACCTTGCTATTTGGCTAGCCCAAAACGATTATTATTACGTAATGCATCGTTTTGAACCCGAAAAGAGAATTCCCTTCATCAAAATGATGCATCAAAAAGGATTATTTGCATCTATTTCGGTCGGCATTAAAGACAGTGAATATGATTTTATTGATGAATTAGTCAAGGAAAACCTTAAACCAGAATATATTACTATTGATGTAGCTCATGGTCACTCCGTTTACGTGATTAAGATGATCAAGTATATTAAGGAAAAATTACCTGATTCATTTTTAACAGCGGGCAATATTGCTACGCCAGAAGCCGTACGTGAACTCGAAAATGCAGGCGCCGACGCAACCAAGGTTGGTGTGGGACCTGGTAAAGCATGTATTACGAAATTGAAGACTGGCTTTGGTACTGGTGGTTGGCAATTAGCCGCATTAAGAATGTGCAGTAAATCTGCTTCTAAGCCATTAATTGCCGACGGTGGGATTCGTCATAACGGCGATATCGCTAAGTCAATTCGTTTTGGCGCTACCATGGTTATGATTGGTTCAATGCTGGCCGGTCATGAAGAATCACCTGGTAATGTAATCAAAATTAATGGTAAAACTTACAAGCAATACTGGGGCTCAGCCTCTGAGGTTCAAAAAGGTGCTTACAAAAATGTAGAAGGTAAGCAAATGTTAGTGCCATACCGTGGCTCAATTAAGGATACTTTAAAAGAAATGAAGGAAGACTTGCAGTCATCCATCTCATACGCTGGTGGTCGCGATCTTAATTCCATTAAGTTAGTCGACTACGTAATCGTTAAAGACAATATTTTTGATGGTGATAAGTAA
- a CDS encoding DUF871 domain-containing protein: MLGFSVYLGHDLTSENYNYLLTMRNSGFTCVFTQLAVPDTDSETILNRLADLTNWCQKLDLKIIADVTADDLQDLGINVNSVEQIKSLSLTGLRVDHGFSTDIIAKLSKEMPIVLNASIITQQNIDDLRYSNANFEKLTAGHNFYPRPETGLDAHWMQKKNEWLKQYGLKTAAFISGNGKLRGPIFAGLPTLEKQRYENPLAAILELKDYDCDHIFVGDPQLTRDAIESITNYQKQGAITLHLDTDIPELFGNDWHNRPDVARDVVRLKESRKKMFLSTEPQDNIYARPTGSVTIDNHLYPRYEGEIEITKRDLPCNEKVNVLAQVKDYDLPLLKYVDSDTQIIFRRATKGA, from the coding sequence ATGTTAGGATTTTCTGTTTATCTAGGACACGATTTGACGTCCGAGAATTACAATTATTTGCTGACGATGCGCAATAGTGGATTTACCTGCGTTTTTACTCAGCTAGCTGTACCTGATACTGATAGTGAGACGATTTTAAATCGGCTGGCGGACTTAACTAATTGGTGTCAAAAACTAGACTTGAAAATTATTGCAGATGTCACGGCAGATGATCTGCAAGATTTGGGTATTAATGTCAATAGTGTTGAGCAAATTAAAAGTTTGAGTCTAACTGGTCTTAGAGTAGATCATGGATTTTCTACTGATATTATTGCCAAGTTGTCCAAAGAAATGCCGATAGTTCTAAATGCCAGCATTATTACGCAACAAAATATTGATGATCTGCGTTATAGCAATGCAAATTTTGAAAAATTAACAGCAGGACATAACTTCTACCCACGTCCTGAAACAGGTCTTGATGCACACTGGATGCAAAAGAAGAATGAGTGGCTTAAGCAATATGGTTTGAAAACAGCAGCCTTTATTTCAGGAAATGGCAAATTGCGTGGACCAATTTTTGCAGGATTGCCAACGTTAGAGAAGCAGCGATATGAAAACCCATTAGCTGCGATCTTAGAATTGAAAGATTATGATTGCGATCACATTTTTGTAGGAGATCCGCAACTTACGAGGGATGCAATTGAATCGATTACTAATTATCAAAAACAGGGTGCAATTACACTGCATTTAGATACTGATATACCAGAATTGTTTGGCAATGATTGGCATAATCGTCCAGATGTGGCGCGTGACGTAGTTCGCTTAAAGGAAAGCAGAAAAAAGATGTTTTTGTCAACAGAGCCGCAAGATAATATTTATGCTAGACCAACTGGCAGCGTGACGATTGATAATCATTTGTATCCGCGTTATGAAGGCGAAATCGAGATTACTAAACGCGATTTGCCATGCAATGAGAAAGTAAATGTTTTGGCCCAGGTTAAGGATTACGATTTACCGTTATTGAAATATGTAGATTCAGATACACAGATTATCTTTAGACGAGCTACTAAAGGGGCATAG
- the asnA gene encoding aspartate--ammonia ligase: MTLILPKDYHPTLTVRDTEAAIVFIRETFQDKLAEILGLQRMSAPMFVEKKTGLNDNLNGVERPVAFDMKAMPKEDTIEVVHSLAKWKRLALKRYGFGMHEGLYTNMNAIRRDEDLDNFHSIYVDQWDWEKIISKQERNTDTLEVTVMNIFKAIKATEKLVAARYPGSTYRLADHVSFITTQELEDRWPDLSPEEREDKIAKEEKAVFIMKIGDKLKRSGEPHDGRAPDYDDWQLNGDLVFWYEPLQSKLEISSMGIRVSEESLREQLKKAHCEDREKLPFHQMLLKGELPYSIGGGIGQSRLCMLLLGKAHIGEVQASIWPEDMVEACEADDIKLL; encoded by the coding sequence ATGACACTTATTTTACCTAAAGATTATCACCCAACATTAACTGTGCGCGACACTGAAGCTGCGATTGTATTTATTCGTGAAACCTTCCAAGATAAATTGGCAGAAATTCTCGGTTTACAAAGAATGTCAGCTCCAATGTTTGTCGAAAAAAAGACCGGCTTAAACGACAACTTAAATGGTGTTGAGCGTCCTGTTGCCTTTGACATGAAGGCAATGCCTAAAGAAGATACTATCGAAGTAGTTCACTCATTGGCTAAATGGAAGAGATTGGCTTTAAAACGCTATGGTTTCGGAATGCATGAAGGACTTTACACCAACATGAACGCCATCCGCCGGGACGAAGATCTTGATAACTTCCACTCCATCTATGTTGACCAATGGGACTGGGAAAAGATTATTAGTAAACAAGAACGCAACACCGACACACTTGAAGTTACTGTGATGAACATTTTTAAGGCAATTAAGGCAACTGAAAAGCTGGTTGCTGCACGCTACCCTGGCTCTACTTACCGCTTAGCTGATCACGTTTCATTTATTACTACTCAAGAATTAGAAGATCGCTGGCCTGATCTTTCTCCAGAAGAGCGTGAAGATAAGATTGCTAAAGAAGAAAAAGCCGTCTTTATTATGAAAATTGGTGACAAGTTAAAGCGTAGTGGTGAACCACACGATGGCCGTGCACCAGACTACGATGATTGGCAATTAAACGGTGACTTAGTCTTCTGGTACGAACCTTTACAAAGTAAGCTCGAAATTTCTTCAATGGGTATCCGTGTTAGTGAGGAAAGCTTACGTGAACAACTAAAGAAGGCACATTGCGAAGATCGCGAAAAATTACCATTCCACCAAATGCTTTTGAAGGGTGAATTACCTTATTCAATCGGCGGTGGGATCGGTCAATCACGCTTATGTATGTTGCTGTTAGGTAAGGCTCATATTGGTGAAGTACAAGCTTCTATTTGGCCAGAAGATATGGTTGAGGCTTGTGAAGCTGACGATATTAAGTTGCTGTAA